The following proteins come from a genomic window of Gimesia chilikensis:
- a CDS encoding dienelactone hydrolase family protein, with amino-acid sequence MRSSLLCFLSCLGVILGYSLTVHSEEASSRQRSEPEKIESSWDDLLHGIESPEEWAEHKQELRKRYLELLRDQYKPEKPDLQIQFHDTVIVDGIYRRQLISYQVEKDERAHAYLGVPLNLRGPAPAIVALHGTYKYGKQRAAGLIENPDKAYLDHLCRRGYVVIAPDHFVAGHRIPEAGPYDTKAFHEKHPQWTSVGKFTYEHSIAIDVLQTLREVNPDKIGVLGHSLGGHGSMFLAAYDERVQAAAGNCSASFFRQNARVEAWARDHWYVYFNHIRPDLLEGKLPPIDFHEIMSLIAPRAFLDLSGLNDGDPLTQRQRVLMLMKVMDVYELEKAPQNFAFFVHGKGHSVAHESRALMYSWMDTHLKPESETKTKLVKP; translated from the coding sequence ATGCGATCATCTTTATTGTGTTTCCTCTCTTGTCTGGGAGTGATTTTGGGATACAGCCTCACCGTGCACTCGGAAGAAGCCAGTTCCAGGCAACGGTCAGAACCCGAAAAAATTGAGTCATCCTGGGATGACCTGCTCCATGGTATTGAATCACCTGAGGAGTGGGCAGAACATAAACAAGAGCTACGAAAACGTTATCTGGAGTTGCTCCGAGATCAGTACAAACCAGAAAAGCCTGATCTGCAAATCCAGTTTCATGATACAGTCATTGTAGACGGTATCTATCGCCGACAGTTGATCAGCTACCAGGTAGAAAAAGATGAACGGGCGCATGCCTACCTGGGAGTCCCCCTCAATTTAAGAGGACCTGCCCCGGCCATCGTTGCCTTGCATGGCACTTATAAATACGGCAAGCAGCGTGCAGCAGGTTTGATCGAAAACCCCGACAAGGCTTACCTTGATCATCTCTGTCGACGTGGTTATGTGGTAATTGCTCCCGATCATTTTGTTGCAGGACACCGGATCCCGGAAGCGGGGCCATATGACACCAAAGCATTTCATGAGAAACATCCACAGTGGACCTCGGTTGGAAAGTTTACCTACGAACATTCCATCGCCATTGATGTGCTGCAGACTTTGCGGGAGGTTAATCCCGACAAGATCGGCGTGCTGGGGCACTCGCTGGGAGGCCATGGATCAATGTTTCTGGCTGCCTATGATGAGCGAGTACAGGCAGCAGCTGGAAATTGCAGTGCCTCATTTTTCCGACAGAATGCGCGTGTCGAAGCCTGGGCGAGAGATCACTGGTATGTATATTTTAATCATATCCGCCCGGATCTTCTGGAAGGCAAATTGCCGCCGATTGATTTTCATGAAATCATGTCACTGATTGCACCGCGGGCATTTCTGGATCTCTCGGGACTCAATGATGGTGACCCTTTGACGCAGCGACAAAGAGTGCTGATGTTGATGAAGGTGATGGACGTCTATGAACTGGAGAAAGCACCTCAGAATTTTGCTTTTTTTGTTCATGGAAAAGGACATTCTGTGGCCCATGAATCACGTGCTCTAATGTATTCCTGGATGGATACACATCTCAAACCCGAATCTGAAACGAAGACAAAACTGGTCAAACCCTGA
- a CDS encoding TfoX/Sxy family protein — translation MAYDEALADRIHQLLSRRAGYSQRKMFGGICFLLNGNMCCGVTGTNLMLRLGEKNAAQALKEPFTHEMDFTGKVMKSMIYVKAEGTREDIDLKEWVNQAVKFVRTLPGKT, via the coding sequence ATGGCATACGACGAGGCTCTCGCCGACAGAATACATCAACTGTTGTCTCGCAGGGCAGGGTATTCTCAGCGAAAAATGTTTGGGGGAATCTGTTTCCTGCTCAATGGCAACATGTGCTGTGGAGTCACGGGGACTAATCTCATGTTACGGCTGGGAGAGAAGAACGCTGCGCAGGCACTGAAGGAACCATTTACTCACGAAATGGATTTCACAGGCAAAGTGATGAAAAGCATGATCTATGTCAAAGCTGAAGGAACGCGAGAGGACATTGATCTGAAAGAGTGGGTCAATCAGGCCGTCAAATTTGTACGGACGCTGCCTGGAAAAACTTAA
- a CDS encoding cytochrome c codes for MSLPGLDNVFQVDEAVYSGSGPAEQRSFDALQKLGVKTIVSVDGTEPHLGMARRAGMRYVHIPIGYDGVSNDAGLAFARVAKEIKGPVYIHCHHGKHRGPTATAVVGLCRGTFNQQQALDFLKRAGTSKDYAGLWRDIRNFKVPSADTPLPELVESTPVSPLVKAMSQISHHFESLDQMQTQNQHPLVRKKNRETLVLLQEEFREAARKYADDYDEMFQKWMRESEKRVDTLQTAFQKDDQKQMARELKAFKMQCKRCHVAYRD; via the coding sequence ATGAGTCTGCCAGGTCTGGATAATGTCTTTCAGGTCGATGAGGCAGTTTACTCTGGTAGTGGGCCGGCAGAGCAGCGGAGTTTTGACGCCCTGCAAAAACTCGGAGTCAAAACCATCGTTAGCGTCGATGGAACCGAACCACATTTGGGAATGGCCCGGCGTGCGGGAATGCGTTATGTACATATTCCAATCGGCTATGATGGCGTATCAAACGATGCGGGGCTGGCTTTTGCACGCGTCGCAAAGGAGATCAAAGGCCCGGTTTATATCCATTGTCATCATGGCAAACACCGTGGACCCACTGCGACTGCGGTCGTCGGATTGTGTCGAGGTACTTTCAATCAGCAACAGGCTCTCGATTTTTTAAAGCGGGCAGGTACCAGTAAGGACTATGCGGGATTATGGAGAGACATCCGGAACTTTAAAGTTCCTTCCGCTGATACCCCGCTCCCGGAACTGGTGGAGTCCACACCAGTTTCCCCTTTGGTTAAAGCCATGTCGCAGATCAGCCATCATTTCGAATCACTGGATCAAATGCAGACGCAAAATCAACATCCCCTGGTCAGGAAAAAGAATCGCGAGACCCTGGTACTTCTGCAAGAAGAGTTCCGTGAGGCGGCACGTAAGTATGCCGACGACTATGATGAGATGTTTCAAAAATGGATGAGAGAATCTGAGAAACGGGTCGATACGCTGCAAACAGCATTTCAGAAGGATGACCAGAAGCAGATGGCCCGGGAGTTAAAAGCATTCAAAATGCAATGCAAACGGTGTCACGTCGCCTATCGGGATTGA
- a CDS encoding lactonase family protein, translating to MSVLPSQAASYVYISLGGEKKIAIYQQNEADGKLTHLTDVKVPGAPGCLEVDPEKKYLFASIRSAKEFMSFSINPENGELTLISAVPAGGNAAYIATDRKGRYLLSAYYGEGKVAVHRLKKDGTILPEILQTIPTDKNAHAILPDQSNRYVFVPHTGPNAVYQFLWNEADGKLKANEPAIFEAAPEMEPRHLAVSKDNRFIYFDNEKGSSVTACKLDSESGTLKAFQTISTLPADFEGKNTCADIELSPSGKNLYASNRGHDSIACFAVDPQTGKLKSLGQAATEKTPRSFNIDPEGHFLYAAGQNNGKLAAYRIDSQTGKLTRIDTYEVGKSPSWVEVVKVP from the coding sequence GTGTCTGTTCTTCCCTCTCAAGCAGCCAGCTATGTTTACATTTCTCTGGGGGGCGAGAAGAAGATTGCCATCTATCAGCAGAATGAGGCAGATGGAAAACTGACGCATCTTACCGACGTTAAAGTCCCAGGCGCGCCAGGCTGTCTGGAAGTCGATCCAGAGAAGAAATATCTTTTTGCATCCATCCGCTCTGCCAAAGAGTTCATGAGCTTCAGTATCAATCCTGAAAACGGCGAACTCACGCTGATCTCTGCGGTACCAGCGGGGGGAAATGCAGCTTACATCGCCACAGACCGTAAGGGACGCTACCTGCTTTCAGCTTATTATGGTGAGGGGAAAGTAGCCGTGCATCGGCTCAAGAAAGATGGCACAATCCTGCCCGAAATTCTCCAGACAATTCCGACAGACAAAAATGCACATGCCATTCTGCCCGATCAGTCAAATCGGTACGTGTTTGTACCCCATACGGGGCCCAATGCGGTCTATCAGTTTTTATGGAATGAAGCTGACGGAAAATTAAAAGCGAATGAACCGGCGATTTTCGAAGCGGCCCCCGAGATGGAGCCCCGCCACCTGGCTGTTTCAAAAGACAATCGTTTTATCTATTTTGATAACGAAAAAGGGAGCTCTGTCACTGCCTGTAAGCTTGATTCCGAATCTGGAACCTTGAAAGCGTTTCAAACCATTTCCACATTGCCGGCTGATTTTGAAGGGAAGAATACCTGTGCCGATATCGAACTCTCTCCCTCAGGAAAAAACCTGTATGCTTCCAATCGGGGCCATGACAGCATTGCCTGTTTCGCCGTTGATCCTCAGACTGGAAAATTGAAATCACTGGGACAGGCAGCGACTGAGAAAACGCCGCGATCCTTCAACATCGACCCGGAAGGACACTTCCTGTACGCCGCGGGGCAAAATAACGGTAAACTGGCTGCCTATCGTATTGATTCCCAGACCGGCAAGTTGACGCGGATTGACACCTATGAAGTGGGGAAATCTCCGTCCTGGGTTGAGGTCGTAAAGGTTCCCTAA